Sequence from the Argopecten irradians isolate NY chromosome 12, Ai_NY, whole genome shotgun sequence genome:
TGTGAATGCGGTGAAGGTTGGACGGGTCTTAGATGCGACGCCGACATAAATGAGTGTCTAAATTCGCCATGTGGTCAGAATGGTAACTGCACCAACATAGTTGGCGGGTTTGTTTGTGAATGTGATGAAGGATGGAGTGGACGGATATGTGAAGAGGATATTGATGACTGTACTTCTAATCCTTGCAAAAACGATGGGACATGCTCTGATAAAGTGAATGGGTTTGTTTGTACATGTGTCACTGGTTACACAGGAACAGGATGCGACGAGGCCATCGACGATTGTAAAGATAACCCTTGTCAGAATGGCGGGATTTGTCATGATATGTTGGCTGGGTACCGATGTGACTGCCCATCGAATTACAAAGGCATATCGTGTGAAACAATAATTGTCACATCAGCGTCAACATCCATCCAAACTCTGTCTTCCGCGAGTCATATTACAACAGAGAAACCACACATGCCATCAATCGACTACAGAAAGACATCTTTAGGTCACTTGGAAACCAGTACTCCACTAAATCAAGGAATTGATGTCGTGAATACTTCACCAAGTCCTTTTGTGGTGTCCACATCGTCCGCAACAACAAAGACCCAACGATTAACATGTAAGTACGTGTAATGCaattatgtatttgcatattacagagttatctgcccttgcgtgTTGGTATTTATTGTAAAGTCATGTGTAACGTCAttcttttcggagaaaacgacgaagtgaattgcgctcacaaaataatgacgtaactaACAGCAAGGGAGCTTATtctaatatgcaaagacggaatagtgcAGACTTTTTTATGTCTCATGCTATAAAATACTTTATTAAAGATACTCGAAAAGAAGAATATTAGTATATGTAGGTAACTCATTGTTTCACAGTCTGATATTTACGATCTGCTATATTTTGGCATGGATGTAATAGGGCATCTCGCGAAGAACTCtaagatatatttcattttttagattatatatatattcttttgtagctgtgacgtcacacaAAACCACTACAAAATCGGTGATAGGATCGTCGTCCGAACAGGTCGATCAAAGTCAGGTGAATATGTAGTTCATGCGAATTCAACTTATCAGTTCATtacattataaacataatttattgaaataaaaggcTTGGCAACATAAAACCAAAGTCTTACATCAAAACATTGGAATACGACAGCATtattaaatttgatatataacatCCAACTAACGATCTACGAGCGAATCCGGAATTCCAAGTACGAGTAAGTAGCAAAATCTCTAGAAAAGGTAgcacaaataaaattttctgCAGCACAAATAACTGTATCGCAGACAGAGCCAGAAtgataaacaaaacacaaaacatattaCTTAAAGTTAGTCATTGTAAAATATCCAATGGTATGATTCATTTCATGTGCATGCTTATTTCTAATTTACAGGGATGGCTTTCTGACAATAAGTATATCGTAATTGCTGGGGCTAGTGGTCTTGTTGCTTTGATATCGCTAACGGCTCTTATAGCGGTCTGCAGAAGGTAGGTATAACTGTAATGCTGATGTAATGCTAATTCTCATTCATATTGATGTAATACCGGTAATGATTGCCATGCATGCTGATGCAATGTTGAATCTCGTTTATATTGATTTAATGTAAAATCTCTTTCATATCGATATAATGTTGAAAACCTTTCATGCCGATGTAATGTTAAATCTCTTTCATATCGATATAATGTTGAAAACCTTTCATGCCGATGTAATGTTGAATCTCATTCATGTTGATGTTATGTTCATTTCTAATTCACATTTTTATGTTGATTCTGAATCATGTCGGACACAAATATGAGTATCTGTAATAAACCAAGTAtcactttatttttaaatcGAAATCGATTAAATAAAATGTTCGagaatacttaatttgaaattatcaaGTGGGCTTGgaagataaattatttcactACATAACAATAATTATGTCTGCAGATAACGAATGTGGAGAAATGCCCtaaacattttgatgaataaatAGTTTACAGTTGATTTAAATATATGTCCATTTTAGGAAGAAACGAAACTACGGAAGAAGACAGACGTCTGTTGATTCACAGCGGAGTCTGAAGTTTGAAAACCATTTGTATGGGACTCATTCAGAGGCTTTCGCATGAGGGAATTGAGCTTCATATCGCTCCACAGTCtcatcttatcttttcttttggATGAAGAAGTACCGTGAAACCTCGATATTCCGGACACATTCGATCCCAGTCTGTACCGTACGGATTACGAATATTCCGGACTGTCGGGTTTTATGTTCTTAGTTAATATGTAACGTTACAGCTATTCGTTCCCTAACATTACAATCCGGACTGAGAATTTTTCGAATATTTGGCGCCCGGAATATCGAGGGTTCACTGAATTCAAGACCGTACCGCAGACTTTAATCATCTAGATACTTCCTTGTCCTTGAAACAGGCCAAACAATTGCTACAAAACATAGTTATACTACAATAAGAGAAAATAGTCtgattaaaattatatatcGAATATCTATTTGATTCATCAAAATACGTAtcaatatgtttacatttaatttgtgtattttataaTATGTGTGAAGCAAGTTAtagtcatttatataaatcacttgTTTTCTCGAAATTGAAGTATGTGATGGATTGTGGGAGAAAGCCAGAGTGTCCGGGAGAAATCCCCACGATTGAATAGGCATTCTGTACAGTTGTTAAATTTTGGGGGTGTACATTTTCGCGATTCGTGGGGTTTCTTTTCGCGAATTATTtatgtaacatttaaaattgtCATTGATGTGACAGCATGCATGTGCTATACAAATCAATGACTTTTGAAAAATTCCACGAGGTATAAATTTCGCGACTTTTGAGGAAATGTATTAGATATAGGTTGAATCGatattgtttattgataatatttgttgtttatttgttatcaattttgtttatgCTTTTGTTGTTGACATTGTCCCTCatttattataaacaattaaattgtattttcatAAATGACATATCACCACTATACTGCTTATTCTGATTTGCTAAAGGAACTACATAGCGACGGTATATGGAAATACTGTGTAGTTTGAAGTAATTTACTCTAGAGTGCAACTATTGTTTAATGTATTTCAATGGTACTTGAATATTCCGAAAGTCAATTGACGTAAATTAGTTTCAATTCCAGTAGCGTAAGATATATAATTCTTAGCACACTAATGCATGgctcaaaattacaaaatcatcGAAAGTTATGAATACTTGATAATAAGGCAACGTGTAACGTACCCGTTAACATTTTGCTGTAGGATTACTTTAATTTCTTTTGCACTAAGATATCAAAATAAGATTGTGACGATAAGAAGTTCTTATGATTGTTAATATTCGTAATGGCGATAACAAGCAAGAGAgtaagaaataatattttacgTGCTGGGTGTAAAGAAACGGTATTTATCGTTCAATTTGATAAATCCACATTTTGTGATTCGTATATATCCTTTATTTCGTCTTTGCCTATAATATAGTTATCTGCCATTTCGGGAATATATTtcatgtgacgtcatgtatttgcggGCGGAATATCacacttttcggagaaaacgacttGAATTGCacccataaaataatgacgtcacaatggaaacctacccacaagggatcTAACTCTATGAAAGAAGGAATTACAGACAGGGTAGGAATCCGTTGTTGTGAACAAAACTAGCGtcgttttctttgaaaaatatgacgttacgctcgcaagtCACacatgtcacaatcaatacatcTAGATGTATCTAGCCAGAGCAGATAACACTTTAATATCCAAAGACGGAGTATCCAGAGGAGAAAAAAGTGTTTTGAACTATAATCCAGTCAACAAAATACTCATATTGTTAGTTGTTTTTAAGTTAAGTATgattacaataaaatgataaaaaacttTTCAAGATTTTACTTTTTGATTAGTTACTGCTGTATTGAGTTTGTcttaaactttttttaaatcttgAACTAATCCAGTCAACAAAATACTCATATTTTTAGTTGTTTTAAAGTTAAGTATgattacaataaaatgataaaaaaaaacttttgaagaTTTTACTTTTTGATTTGTTACTGTTGTATtgagtttgttttaatttttttttagatctTTAACTGAATTCAACATACAGAACAGCATTCAAAATGAGCACAATGACGGATAAGATTCTTACGATGACACTTTaagatacaaatatataaaataggcTTATGGAAAAAATGGTAATCGTAAAGTCTTCATCTTTGAGAAGAAAACGAAAACAAATACACACTTTACgtaattgtttaattttgaccaattttatTTGTCATTGGTTACTTCATGCATAGCGTCAGTTATTTGGGCTATGGCGTCAGATTTCGAGACGCATAGACACAGGATAGTGATCGCTGACCGCCCACATCTGCAACACCGattaagatatgttttataaaatactgCAAACGCACAAGACGTTTCCAGATATGACGAAAAGGGACGATTAGAGTCAGTCATCAGTGTAGTATAAACAggaaatatgtatgtatagatatataatatatcaaataacgGCAATATGCAATGACGAAGGAACCAAGTGTCCCTGAAGGGTGAGCGTTCGATTATTTTTGACTTCAGCCATCATATAAAGTTAGGGCTATACCAAGCCATTTCAATAGATTTATTACATTCTATACAATTTTCTACATACAGTAGCAGCATATTAAAATAACCATATAATCCCTTATTGAAAGTTCATCTACCGTCTAATTATGGTTTTGATGAAATAGTTCATTTCTTCCAACATTAATCCTAATATTTAAAACAGATGACATATATAATGGAACGTACCTCGTCAAAACTTAGGTTGTAGGTATCCTCAAAATGGTACACATATGAATCTGCTACGGCATATCTCAAATCTCCAGTAACAACAAGTCTACAAGGCAaaacaattcaaatataaatgtaaaatgtagaATGTAGTTGAGAAACGatcaaatataaatgtaaaatgtacaatgtagttgaGAAACGatcaaatataaatgtaaaatgtacaatgtagttgaAAAACGatcaaatataaatgtaaaatgtacaatgtagtttagAAACGATCAAATATAGATgtaaaatgtacaatgtagtagTTTATGCAAAAAGTGCAGATTGTTATCAGCTCCATCATGGCAGACTACTttaactatgacgtcatcaacatcaCTTATTACGTCACATTACCTGTCATATGCACAGTCGGTGTTTTGTGAAGTTGTCGTGTCTGCCTCCCAAGGTGTTAGCCATCGGAATGTGTTGTCGGAATAGAAACGAAGTGGCTCGAGTTCCTCTTTCCGGGCGTAAGAGCAGTCGGCGTTGAAATCTCCCATAAGGATAACATTCTGCGAgtcaaaataatttctttgcAATCAAATCAAGTAATAGAATTATCTGACTGATAAACTGATAATTCATGTCAATAGAAGAGCGGAAATTGTAGTGAGCAGACTGGAGTTCGAGCCCCAGACCTCACAGCACTGGCCAGATGCACTACGGATTTGGATAATATTTCATTCTCCATTACAAACCAATAATATTCACAATAAAAAGTCTCTCGAAGAGgaaataaaaaacagaacatgATGCGATATACGGACATAGTTTAATACGATCCCTATTTTGTCATTGCTGAAATAGGCATTTAAAACTGGCATAAGGTTGACAACACATATTTGACAGTCTAGAgtaatttatttctttacaaaaCTCCAGAGTTTGTAAACGAAAAAAAAAGTCTTCGATATAGTGTATATGTTTGCTGACTGTATACCAAACATCCAAGGTATTGGGATGACACGTATGAAGTGAAAGTACACCTGTtcattttacattaatattACTCCTCTCTACACTCATGGATATTTATTAACTGTTATAAACCTTCAATGAGGTCAACGTTTAATTTAAACTACCtgttagaatcaaatattgACAGACAGAAGTGGGACAATATGCATGTTGTAAAATGTTTACCAAATACGAACTCCTAATTTGTCATtgtatttatgtgtttataGAGACGTACTTGAcgctattttttttaaaatacatcaCCAGAGCAAAAGAGACAGAATCTGACGTTTCATTGCTTTCACTATTAGGAAAGACACTGCCTATCTTTGGCTTATCCTATTATTTTGATAAGTTACTAAACCATAGATTCAAAGAATTGTATGGAATTGACTTTACGATAACATAATCTTACCAAAAATGGTCAACGTgcaatgtttatttataattttcgtTAGAAGAGGATGGTGTTGGTGGCCTAGTACACAAGATGAATGCCAATAGAACTTATGACAATATCATGAAAATTAGATTATCTATGTAAATTGTAACAGCATCCTATTTCagataatatttttgaaaataaatttatcaTCGTAAACATTTTTGCGGGGATGGTATTTTCGCGAATACGCATAATACAAATTGTATTGGTGTGTGGTTATCTTCCGTAAGTCACTAATGTATCTTTTAAGCATATCACAAAACGGTCAATtcgtttaaaaatataattttccgtTTTATGTCAAGATTGCGAAATTGTGACTTGCGAAAACCTATTTACGGTATCTCTAGTCAATGAAACTAAGTCCTGGTCGTACTATTGAGActaaaattttaatgattttgtttctgttttgacCTTGAGTATTAAGCCTATATTCTGGACCTATTTTCGTCCAAGGCTTACCGGATTGTTGAATTCATTCAGGACATCGTCATATACTTCTGCCATCAGTCCGATTTCTATTACAGCTGCAGCAGGTTTGGCGTGCAGTCCCGAAACAACAAAGGCTGAAATTAAGAAATCATCGAACTTTTAACATACATGATGATTTGCTAAAGACGGTATCACCTAGTAGTGTAGCAGTTACCAATTGTAACGACAGATTTGATTAGCTAAGCGAGACGCCTTTATAAGATTTGATTATTTCCAAATAAAGGCGATATTATGATTCTATTTGATGTAAGTATTTAGATAAACAGATAGTTATGTTTAAAAAAGGGGAACTTGGTAACAACCAGGAACAAGAGTGGTTGTGTTAAGGATAAACTTTGATCGTCAAAAAAcgtaaagtttttttttttttttgttttttttttttattcgtttgttttgtttgattgataattatatatatgcacaTAAAAGCCAACGTAACTGttatgcatttagaaatgatcaTAAATTGCCGTCGAAATGTGCAATAATAAATCGAAAGTAATATTTCTGTATCAAGATTATATAGTATCTGTTGTTACAAAATACCGTACTCTGAGAGCTCTGTTTTGACCGGAATAACGCACTGAACGGCTCACGCTCAAACAAATCGTCTGGATCGGAGTACTGGTGACTGGCCATGAGTTCGAGGGAGGATTCCCTggtaatgaaaaaaagaaattatttaaataatatctGAAATTTAAGTCTTCTAAAATCATAATAAATGATGGAAAGTCTTCTGCAAATCACTTTCAATGATGAAAAGTCTTGTTCCTAAAATTATCATCAATGAAGACAAGTCTTTTCAAGCCAATTTCGATCAGTTTTATCACAAAAGCTATATAAAGCTGCTAATTCTGTGTTCAAATTAAAGGTATTAATAAGCTTAACAAAATCGTTACCTGTAAAAATAAGCGTACTGCTCCTTGTAAGATGACCTTCCAAGTCGCTGGCTTATTATCATTCCATATGGCTCCTCCCTACACAACAGACGAAATAAGGTAAAATCCGGATAAATTGAACGGCAGTAGTCATAATGATTGAAAGACTATGGGCAACCACGAAACTGATTTCAAATATACTACTCAAAATTTACTAAggatcacttttatttttattgaagcTAGGGGACGTCACACAATAtgctgaaatgaaaattacacgaGGAAATTGTTGTAACGCGAATTTCATTTTCGCTCCCATTGCcgtgtttttgtaattttttggGGGTAGCTCTGTTTCGCAAATAATGTATCGAGCACACGTGAAAATTTCATAGTTTTTCTGTTGGAGCCTGTGTTTAGACATCCTAAAGAcatcattaaatcatttttatgaatattgtacaattacataaatatgatatactgaaaaataaaagtgatccttagcaaattttgagtaatatacaatgaaaacaaatgcAAGAAGGAAGTAGGTATTTCTGAAAtttgcaatatacatgtaaacaattgTTCCAAAAGGGAAAGATATTGTAGGAATAGTCTTCATTTTGACAAGTGAACGCAGTTGGCGACGAACATATTCTATGGAGCGTTAGCGccttgaatatttgtttttaaatatcaaccaaaaaagtttattttgatattgatattaactATTAAGCCATTCACCATTATATTGGGAATAATATTGATTTCTTAAGTGTATCATACTGTTCCGTAGGAAAGCGGAAACAGCGAGATTTATTTTTATAAGGAAATTGTGTTGATTTCATTAACGTTATATCCAAGTTCTGAATCGTCTACAATTCTATGTATCTTAACAACTTACGCATTCAACATACTGAGAAGTTTTGTGAAGGATACGTTGGTGATATCACGAATTTCCTGGATCAAAATCAAGTCATACTCCAGGACgatctgaaaacaaaaatgtttgaagGTGTCTCTTTAAAGTTATTCAAGCATTTGGCCGCGCAGATTTCCCTTTTAgcaaagacaaaaatatttttgctgaatCGAAGTTTCTGGTTGTAACAGTAAAtatgcaataaaataaaagtataatTACTAATCAACACataataatatcattttattctttTGGTACTACTTCCTGACCTTTCAGTTTGGAGCAGTTTCTTTTTCATGTATGctgcatgtaaatgtatattccTAATTTCCTTATTGAAAAGAGTACAGCTTGTCGCAttataatatcacaaaagtcCCTAGTCTTATCTTAAAGATTTTGTTATCGACATAATATTACAtggtaaaataataaataagtaatagaAATTGATATTGGCTAATACTCCAATTTGACGTACATTTTTTATGATCTCTGCAATTTCAGGGTCACTCATCTTGGATGCACCAAAGGTCTTGATGTTGAAAGCAGAAATATCAAGAAACCCCGTCGACCGGGATCCCTTCTGATCATGCGCAGACCTTATAGCGGAAGCGGTACACACGTGCATGACATAGCACGTGACCACCAGTGTCGCAATCAGTCGAAACATCATCCTCTTATGTCACTTCCGAAGGGAGTAAGTAAAGgtaaaaaaagagaaaatgaattatacaaaaAGCACTGCTCTAaacataatattatttcatttaattgtattttttgcCTTAGGTCTCGATACATGCTTTGAATTAGCTTTCAATAAATTGcaaagttattttgaaaaagtTAAATGGATATACTTATTCTGAcacatttgatttttaaaaaaaacgttTAATGTTTGTGTTTCGTACTGAAATTGTAAGAACTAGCAGCATGAAAAAAATTTAAGACAAAAATCTGAAGATATGAGACGTAAAACTTACATTGCGGTAATATAATGATCGATTCACGTTTTCACTGCTTTTAGAGATGGTAACAGAAGCAACGTCAtgattacattttttatattgatatattacgACAATCgttcatccttaaatgactgaGCATCCTGTAGTCTCAAAGAAgtattttcaaacaaataaaaaattaaatatcataccatactaattcatttcttttataattccttattcaatttctttatttgcatattttgtttacttaaatatagttttataatgcgtattattaacaatatcaCTTTACTGATGTGCAAGGTCTATGAGGTGTGGGAAATCAGGTGTgctcggagaaaaaccatcgacctcCGGTCAATAACTTAGAGGTAAGATCACAATAATGAATTGAACTGGTtgtgaatttgaaataaaaaaaatgacgaCAAAGATCTTCCCATTTTCCAAAATTGTTTAGAATAAGAAATAATTAAGGAAGCTACTCACCTCAGTGCGGTATCTGCTGAGAAACAGGGAAAACAAATTGCACTTGCCGGGTCTTTACCTTACTTATATATCATGGCTATTGTTATTAAGTGGGATCAAGGACCCGTGTTTACGATGGAATAAAGACAGGTGCAGGTCATAATACCTCGTGCATGTTGATATTCTGCTGGAAAGACTGACCCGGACTGATGATCTGTAAGTGATGCACTCATGTTTATAtccaataaaatcaataatataCTGGATTAATTCAAACCTAAAGATATTCTCAGTACTTTTACACTCATGCTTTCACTAccgatgtttgtttgtttcagtttaAGAAGCGACTTAAAACCTTGACATACAAATGACCCactttttaaagtttaaaagttCCCATTTTATGCGAGATTTATAACAGCTTGAATTGCTTACTAATTCTCACATGTCAAAGTGAatctaaaacaaaattacattttttcattCCATAATATTTTCAGAGGCCATGGTCAAAGATGTGTTCGTGTTCGTATTGGTAAAACATTTTGTTCTAACGGTATTATAACATTTGTATCGGATTATAAAATGTTCAAACTGAGTGTAATGCTAAGGATTGTTCTATGTATGTAAAATGAACTGGGTGACATGTATGTACTTTCTTAGTACTAATTTTATCAACTAGGCTGCGttcataaatataatttatacgTTGGGGACAATAACGataattgttattttacagACTACACTCGTTTACTGATATGGAAAAAAATACCTGAAGGTATAGAACATAAACTACAAACCAGGGCACAGTTGTTCAAAGGGTGATGAGGCTAaccacattttaaaaacaattttcaaatttagacGAAATAATTCcaggtaaaacaaattttgtaaaatcttATAAGATTCTTCAGAACTTAATTCTTTACCTGCTTGCTGAAATTCGTGCAAATTCAATTacaaattttacagaaaatgatataatgtaaatgaaaatttcactaaacATATGATTAAGCTAACCATGCTTTGAAATATCGGGCCCGGATCATTTCTGCGTGCTATTCATTTACACGTATTTTTCGATAAATTCACGAAAATAAACTGCCgcgaaataaaattaaaactacAAGTACAGTGTTTGTCCCGAATGTTGCGAAATTAAGTCAACGTGTAAATGTTATTGGGTGAGAAAGGCGAAATTACGTTACCGCGAAGTAAAATTGTTCAaagtatacagttgttgactggggttgaggAAAACAGATGTTTTGATGTACCCGAAGACGAACTGTTTGTGTGAGGGTGCAACtaatcatctgttgcccgaaaccccagtcgataactgtttagtttaacctttgtgacgtcactctGGTCctacagcacattttaacagtcgatttttACAGCtctttggaccgctcgacggaacagttcTGTGAATGGTATTTTTaccaatagagtttatatagaaaatattttataaggGTGCAATAATAACAACTGAGTTACATGTGGCCccatttaatttgaataaattgtaattatttgttacattaaaatataagaTTCCATTCATGGATTGCTGCCATTGTTTTACAACTTGAGATAATGTTGCATGATTCTCATAACTATCAGTGCAACAGCAACAAAAATGAATTCAATTATCTGTCGCAGATTTCGCTCCGAAAATACAATCACACAAATACTGTTATGTATAGCAGAAACACGTATTTGTGTAACCAATACTTGTCCTTTCGTATCCCTCACAATAACttatatttttcactttttagaTAAAGTGTATTTTTGCGATAGTCTTCATAACTTTAgtttttttcatcaaatattttgaagtaaataaaaaattacttGACTTAAGCAAAGTAGTTTATTGTATGTTAAGTGCACTAAATAATCGAATTATCTTAACAGTATCACCACTCTAAATTCTGACCGATGTTCGGTTATACTCAATATAACGGTTCATGAGAAAATGACATTAGTAAACTTGACAATATTCTATGAAAGTGTGATCACGTTATATGTTGTTTAAAAC
This genomic interval carries:
- the LOC138336778 gene encoding deoxyribonuclease-1-like; protein product: MMFRLIATLVVTCYVMHVCTASAIRSAHDQKGSRSTGFLDISAFNIKTFGASKMSDPEIAEIIKNIVLEYDLILIQEIRDITNVSFTKLLSMLNAEEPYGMIISQRLGRSSYKEQYAYFYRESSLELMASHQYSDPDDLFEREPFSALFRSKQSSQTFVVSGLHAKPAAAVIEIGLMAEVYDDVLNEFNNPNVILMGDFNADCSYARKEELEPLRFYSDNTFRWLTPWEADTTTSQNTDCAYDRLVVTGDLRYAVADSYVYHFEDTYNLSFDEMWAVSDHYPVSMRLEI